The Silurus meridionalis isolate SWU-2019-XX chromosome 18, ASM1480568v1, whole genome shotgun sequence genome includes the window CCCGAGCTGCGTCCATCTCCCTGACAACACGTACGAGAGAATTGAAGACGAGAACACACAGGTGCATCACATCCTGACACCTGAGATCACAGGCACAACATTCTGGAAAGTCTGTTACCTGCCCGGTCCATAATCCCGGTCATAAGGAGGAGGCCGTCCGTAAGGGTCGTTTGGGGGCGGGGCTCGATCCGGCGCAGCCATATTGTTGTTCCCGGGTGGCGGGAAAAAGGCGGGGTTGACGTGGGGGGCAGGCGGGGGGCCTCCCGGAGGTGGACCACGCATGTGAGGGGGTGGAGCTAAGGCCAGGGGAGGGCCAATAGGACCAGGAGGACGAGGTGGGAATGGCCCAGGAGGGGGTGGACCTTGTTGAGGTGGGGGTGGACCAGGGGGTGGACCATAACCAGGAGGTGGTGGACCAGGGGGTAACGGGCCAAGTGGAGGTTGGCCAAACTGACCAGGAAATAGGACAGGGGGAGGTGGGCGGTCCCCTCGATTAGGGGGACCTGAAAGGGGTGGGGCTAAACCTTGACCAGGAGGTGGTGGGCCAGGAGGACCCGGAGGACCAGGGGGGCCTGGTGGAGGGCGAGGAGGACCCTGTATACCACCTGAAGGGGGGGGTTTACAAGGTGCAATTAATCAtcacacatacaaaacactaaTACGTAAATAATTAGTAAAGTGTCGTACCAGGGAAGTGTGGAGGGGGCGCTCCTGGTCCGACTGGCCCGGGAAAGCGATCTCCTCCTGGTCCTGCGGGACCTGGAAAGCGTCCTCGACCCCTACCAAGGGGAAAACCACCACGGGGACCTACACCTGGAGGACCTGCCTTCCCTTCCCCTGACATCTGCCCCGACTGGGTGCCTAAAAACATAAGATTATTAACACTCATCCCTGAAGTGcaaccatcatacacacacttcacccacCCTGCACACACTCAAAGTTCTTTGCAGTGCTGTGAGGAACAGAGTGACAGTGTGTGGTGATGTAGGGGGTTCGAGGCCGGACAGGACTCACTCTTACGTGACTGCAGCTCAAACTGACTGAGGGACTGTTTGTTGCAGGGTGTGACGATCGGGTTTTGGCCGTGCAGCTCTCGCTTAGACAGCAAATCCATCAACTTCCTGGAGGAGGCTTCTGATCCAACACACACCAATGCAAACCTGCAacaaaacacatgcacagaacatttcataaaaaaactttacatgTACACTGTTATATACCAACCAACACAAACCGCACAGCCATTTTTAAATCCAAAGACACAAAGGAGGATGATATGAGGATTCACAGATTCTAGAACAGTACAGAAAGTTCTACCATTTCTGATGTGGTCCTAGAATTGTTTTAAACTTTTCAGGACTGActtttgatttgtttgatttcaGGAATGTAGAATTATTTGAACagagcagtgtacagaagaATGCTGTGTGATCCACAACTCGACAGTGAGTACAAACAGCCTTCACATGGCCTCACCCTTTCGACTGTCCGTTAGCTCGGTTCTCAAAGAACTTGATCTCAAGAACGTCGTTGATGCCAACGGAGCGAATGGCTTCTGTCAGATCCTCATCTGTGGTCCACTGTGAAGAACATGCAGAGGTTCATATTCAAACACAACAAGCTTtcaataattacattataatttaGGTTATAGTGCGTGTGTGTTAGCCTAACCCAGGAGCGTGCATGTGTACGTCTTATCCAGGTGAAGGTGTGTGTACGACATACCCAGGTGaaggggggtgtgtgtgtgtgtgtacgcctTACCCAGgtgaaggggtgtgtgtgtgtgtgtgtgtgtgtgtgtgtgtgtgtgtgtgtgtgccttacCCAGATGAaggggtgcgtgtgtgtgtgccttaCACAGgtaaaggggtgtgtgtgtgtctcacccaGGTGAAGGTGTGCGTCTTACCCAGGTGAAGGTGTGCGTCTCACCCAGGTGAAGGTGTGCGTCTCACCCAGGTGAAGGTGTGCGTCTCACCCAGGTGAAGGTGTGCGTCTCACCCAGGTGAAGGTGTGCGTCTTACCCAGGTGAaggtgtgtgcgcgcgcgtgacTTACCCAGGTGAGGTTGCCGATGTACAGAGCGATGCGTTTGCCCGTGTAGGTGTAAACGACGTTGGGCGGAGCTCCTTTATTCCCATCAGAGCCTCCGGGTGCAGGCAGGTTATCCAGGTAATCTCTGTCCTCCGGCGCATCACCGTTATTGGCCGAGGGAGAGATGACATCATCGTACAGGTCGATCTGCTCATGAACTTGATAATCGGATTCCTGTGAACACACAGAGCAGAACACGTCACTCATAAAGACACACTCTCGAGTTTAAACCGTTTATCCATCCTACTGAACTCAGTCTAATCACCCAGAACATTAACGAGTGAGGAGTGAGGACATGCTTGTTCTGAtcagtgatgggaagatcgcatcattttagtgactcggttctttgattCTCcatcaaaacaaatgtttttttttttaaacatttagttaattttgttcctttgatcagaaataaaatataaaatgatcaaTAATCAGATCAACACgtttacatacaccaactttaaCTATAATTCCAATAATGAAACAggacaaattataataaacagaacGAGGAGCATCACCTCATATCTTCTCGTttgtattagtttttttgtcACGTGACAGAAACCCCTGATCTACTGCACTGTGTAGTGTCTTGGGGATTTAGATGATAAAAGAACGAGCGACTCGGAGcagaagatggagagatgaactGCTTAATTCTGTTTCCTGCACATAATCTACTGAGATTTTCTGATGCTTTGTTCATGCGCGTGcagtagaaaatgaatgaatcactgagtcgactcgttcttctgagtcacattaaggACTCGAAATAAATGAATCGGATATGAACGACTCATCACCAAATCTGACCTGCTGGAATTATAAAGACAATAAATCACTACCTCGAGTTATAAATGTTTAAGTGAAGATTTACTACAAACcgttattattttatatgaatcCACATGGAGCACTTTTACATAAACActcaataaatacacacagtacCGCCCCTCTGTAGCTCGTGTATAAACTTCTGCTTTAAAAGCACTAAATTACACacctttaataaaacaaacgtacatatttaataaatgccACAATTTCTGATCAACATTATTCTGCAGAGTGAATGCTAAGCGCTAATTAGcccaaaactacacacacacacacacacacacacacacacacacacacacacacacagatcatcaCAATAACAGCCTCAGGTCACTTCCTCGAGCACAAACACtgattttaatgtatttaaacattGAGGAATaaatcaatgcaaaaaaaaactataaaaatttATCATGTAGTAGCGCTAATACGAAAAACGGAGGGGGGGGGAAAGTCGAATCCCAAATCAAGCTGGATTTATATAGAGTGTGCACTCCGGAGTGCTGAGAAAGGCGGCACCTCATTCCCTACTAAGTGCGCCTCTGTAGTCGCGAGCGCGCGATTTGAGACGCGGCCTCCGTGCGGGACATTTTCATTGTGCGCACTCGCGTTAGCTTGCGACGCTAAAGACAGAGCGCGCGCGTGCAGCAGCCCTGAGGTAAACCCGCGTCGCGCCGAACATCAGAGTTAAAGCGGAGCCGAAACTCAACCCGAGCCGCGGActtatttatttcccatttaATACCTGATTAAACTCCTCTTCTACATCTGCGTAAATGTCGATGTGATCAACACCGTCCGCCATTTTCCGCTCCtctgtcctcctcctcctccctccgcTGGCGGAAATGACGCGGGCGGAGCGCGAACCTGTGGAAGAAGGCGGGGCCGATGCGCCTTTTCGGTGACGTCATGACGTTCAAACGTCGCCGCGGGTCGCGGGCCTCTGATGTGTTTCCTTTTACACCAAACACTATTCAACTCTAAGTATCATCTTCATCAGCTCATCTTTTGGTGAAGCTAATTTAGAGCCAGACACGAAGAGTGTACCTCCCATTCACATAATACAATCTGATACATTTAaagcacattatttatttatctttttttaagtaGAACTTTAACTTCAATATAAGAAAGGCAAAGGAAAAGGCacatgaggagctgtaggagaagttggacagtaaggaaggagaaaagaatttgtagcgattggccaggcagaggaaccgagctgtgaaggatgtgctgcaagttagagaaataaaggatggagatggaaatgtgttgactagtgaggagagtgttgagaagatggagggagtatccTGAGCAactgatgaatgaagaaaatgaaagagagagagagagagagagagaaggttgtattgtgtggagatggtgaagcaggaagtggataggattagtaaggaggaagtgaggttaacggacgaggtcagacaggagtctccgtcacctcagtcagtccggattggGAACAGCatccccagcaccaccacactgagcactggagcccctcagggctgtgtgctcagcccactgctgttcacactgctgactcacgactgtgtagcaatgcacagctcaaatcacatcgtcaagttcgccgatgacacaaccatggtgggtctcatcagcaagaaggatgagtcagcatacagagaggaggtgcaccaTTTAACAGCCTgctgtggagccaacaacctgtctctgaacggtGACacaaccaaagagatggttgtagACTActggagagcacagagcggccattctccactgatcatcgatggatcctcagtggagatcttcaagagcaccaaattccttggtgttcctTGGTGTTCATATCAGGTCCATGTTGTTATTCACATTGTAAAGGTACTGCATTTCGGTTTAGAactttggactgtttttggattctGATTTAGTTTTTCCTGCATTGCTGCACTTCTTTCCTGGTATTTGATTAAGGACttttttggactgtgtttttgcttATTACCTGTATTGCCCCGGTTTGCAGCTCTGTTTGATTAAATACAGTATTTCtacacttttatatttttacacgACCGTTTCTGAGTCAGGGCATAAGGAAGGTCGGGTGCCAGCAGCAGACACAGCAGGACTTGAGGCTCCTTGGAGGGCAGGAAATGCAAGTTGAAGAATGGAGCAAGCCTCCCTCACCCTCTGTGTGTCTTTGAGCtggagcgacgccctcagcCGGTCTCTGAGGCAGAGTGAGGTCCTCAGAAGGACTCGGGAGCGGCAGATAGACAGAGCGGTGATATTGGCATCTCAAGAGAGCTGGGAAATACCCTCAGCAAGTCAGGAAGGCTGAGGTTGGGCAGCAAAGTCCCCCAACAGAGGTGATTCTTTCCCGGTGGAGGAACAAGGCTGACCGGCACTTTAAGTAAGATTTAGAGGCGGGGGAAGGCTTGCTGCTGGATTGGCTCGAAATGGGAACCAAAACAGCTACCAAGGCTGAAACTGGTAGTTCATCAGAGCATTGTCACAGATCTCGGAACGCCGTAGTAAACATTCATTTTTAGTTCATATAGCTGGGACTGCAAGTCCTTGTGATCCACGGGGTCCATTGTTGTCTGGATGATTCTGTCAGTGCTGCGACTAGAGGATCCAAATGCGACTGTCCGAAACTTGGGATACTGGTGGAGTGCACCATGAACCGGGAAGAGCCTGACATTTAGTCATCAATGTAAAACTTCCTTACATGCATCATCCAATCAGATGCAGAATCTCCTGTATATAATCTCTATTTGTACAATATTATATCTTTAGAgaggtgaataaaaaaaattaaaaaacagggagtatttgtgtgtggggTGGATGGGGTGGTCAATGCCTGGGCAACAAACagacctcacaaacacacaggacacacTAACAAAGacgtattcattcattcactgcAAAACAAAGCACAGAGACACTGGTGTGATTAATCCTTAGTGCGACGTGGATAAAGGAGAGGGTAAACCGTTACCACCATTTCAACTGTCAATACAATCATTCTATATACACAGTTTACCAGTGTAGTATGAAAGGATTTCTCAACTCTGCCTCGTGTGAGTAAGTAAAACATTTCTATTGGATATGAATGTAATTGTGAAAGTTAaaggtttatgtgtgtgtgtgtgtaggtgcgtgggggggggggggttgcaGACTTTCCCACAACAATCTGTAGGactgtttaatgtaaaatactAATCCAAGTCTATAAGATATAATGTTAAAATGCACCAAAAGATAAGTGGTTTCGGTTACCtgtaattaatgtttattttaaatataatgagCATTGCAGTGGAGCGCTACCACTTTACGAGGAGGTataaaaagttttaagactaaTGATGTAACTTGTGCTATTCTGATCACGTGCATTACCAACTTTGTAGATTCAACACGGACAGCACGTTAGAagaaagagcaaacatgaaactgtgtgtgaaactgggcaCATCTGCCACAGTGACGTTTAACAAGACATAAGTTTGACATACATCGATGCTGCAGCgagtcgtttgaggtgttttgagcaacaagctcacttaaaaaaaaggtagaacATCATGACAAAAGACCTTTGACAAGcttaacccccaaaaatgtcgaaaccatttggtaacttgtgcatgatgattgtcagagaacaatccacatgatctcacttccgcaccacactactcaccagattttacttcgccctcttcccgaggatccagctcaaaggtcaccattTTGACAGCATTGAGATCCGGCGTTAATCGCAGAAGGTGCACAACACGcttagaaaagaagacttccaggacacattccagaagaacacagggggcactgtattgctgtgaaaggggactattttgaaggtgtggaaatgtagataaataaagtacttttttgtgAACAGAGAAACTCCCAAACTGGAGACCACATCGTATAGGTCCAAgagttaattattatttcattccagtatcaaaagaaaataataataataataataataataataataataataataataataataataataataatgctggtAGGGGGAATACAATACTGTCCTCACAATACTGCCACCAAAACTGGTGTCTCACCTGCATGTGTTATCACtatttacatttgctgcatttggtagttgctcttatccagagcaatatacatttttatgagttatacaattgagcagctacatggttaagtgccttgctcaggggcccaggagtggcagcttggtgtggctgtaATTTTAAGATATGACCTCCGGATCCAAattccaatgtcttaaccatgAAGCTCCCACCTCCCCACCATGTGCTTACATGAAGACACCCCAACCTGGGTACCAGAACCCCTACTTAATGTATAGTATGCTctgcaattatatatattttgtagcattcattatattcattttttgttGAATTTCATGACTTCACCAAGGGTGCATTCACTGGGAGCATTAATATTCTGGTAACTTATCTGTCAGGTTCACCAAAATCTCTTCAAGGTGTCCATACTAAATAGAGGGAAGTGTAATGGTAAAGGCTTAATGGTCTTACTTATTGGAATgttggaggttcaagccccagcaccgCCAATCTGCCACTGTTGCCTCATTGAGCAGGGCTTTTAACCTTCTCTGTTTCAGGTGCGCTGTGTGATTGCTGACCCTGCACCTAACCCTGAACCCGCCCATAAACCTGACCCAGCCCCTAACCTTGACCCCACCCCTAACCCTGTGCTCTGCCCCTAGCCCTGcccctaaccctgaccccacccttaaccctgaccctgtgctctgcccctaaccctgaccccaCCCCTAACCCTGTGCTCTGCCCCTAACCCTTACCCcacccctaaccctgaccctatgCTCTGCCCCTAAATTTCGAATGATTGgggatatacaaaaaaatgtaaaagcctctttttctttctttgactcTGGAGGTTGGCAGCTGATTGACACAAAATGTCACATTAATGTGAATGATTGTGGGAAGGCTGGTATTGGACTGCTTCCCATCAGTGTTCCTGTGGTAAAATCCAGATTCTCCTTGACTGTGATTCAAAACTGTAGCTGATgaattcatttaaacattttgatggATACAGTCAAGATTCTCTGCAATGTTTTGACTGTTTCAGTTAATAAGCTTCAACCACTGAAAACTTCAAtgttgttgctgtgtgtgtgtgtgtgtgtgtgtgtgtgtgtgtgtgtgtgtgtgtgtgtgtgtgttatctttttatttttaggtgATCTCTCTGACCCGAGATATGCAATTTGCAGTGAAATTTGTAATCACCTGTTGTTTGTATCAAGGTttgataattatttattattattgcatctatttttatttctttatttctttggcttgctgctgtaacatagaaatttccccactgtgggacgaataaaggtttatcttatcttatcttatcttatcttatcttatcttaatctgagcataagaatgaatgtgtgaagtgttataataatgtgtgtgtgtgtgtgtgtgtgtttatttgtagcTGTTTTGTGTAGAGAATTTTTCATCAGTCTACCAGAGAGTATAGAAGCTCTGAGAGGCCTCTGCGTTCTCATACCCTGCAGTTTTGATTTTAAAGAACAGTATGATGAACAACTACAAAACAACGCGAGAGGCGTCTGGTATAAAGGTGACAGTTTGGCAAAACACAAAGTCTTCTCCTCCAAATCTACTGAAGGCAACCAGATCAATGGCAAAATTATAGGCGACCTCTACATGAAGAACTGCACCACCATCTTCTACAACATCAGTGAGAGTGACACTGGAGAATATTACTTTAGAATAGTGTCTggaaatttgaaatatatttatccttcttctctttatttaaatgtcaGAGGTGAGAGCTGAAGCACAGTGTAACTGTAATTACACTCATGATGATCTGGAGCACATTTCAAACTCATCTGTAATGTGATACTGTGTGTTTCTCAGCCACTCCAATCAGTCCATCAATAACACTGTATAAGGAGGATCATGGGGAGCTGATGGACCAAAAGCAGGTGCTGGAGGGAACTTTAGTGAGGCTCATGTGCTCAGCTCGATCTCCATGTCCCTTTAACCCTCCCACTTTTACATGGAACTTCCTGCCTGAGGAGGGAAGACAAGAACGTTACCACAATGCCAGATTCAGATCTTCTCAGCTGAACTTCAAAGCTACTCACCTTCATCATGGACGTGATTTCACCTGCACCGTCACCTACCAGCTCCAGAACTTCAACAAATCAGAACAGAGCTCTTTTACTCTACATGTTCTGTGTAAGTGCTGATTATTCACTTCATATTCATCTCATGTTTAATAACTCATGGAGGCTCCTAAATCCTGATCTTTCTCCTTTAGATGGTCCTAGAAACACCTCAGTATCAGCATCTCCATCTGCTTCAGTGCTTTTGGGGAGTTCAGTGTCTCTGAGTTGCAGCAGTGATGGAAACCCAGCAGTGCTGAACTACACCTGGTACAGAGAGAACGGAGAGCAGATAGGAACCGGAAACCAtctcaccatcaacaccactgaTTCTCCACACAGTGCTTTATACTACTGTAGAGCTCAGAACCAGCATGGAGATCACAACTCTTCTATCCACCTGGATGTTCTGTGTGAGTACTGTTTAATGCACAAGTTTTATATCAGAATGGAGTCATGTTTTCAAACTTGAAAGAAGCCAAAACAAGGATACATGGTTCTGCGATTTCTATTTGCTAGTAAAGGTGCAGTGTATCCTGGCTCAGCTGTGCAAATCCTATCCACTGATCAATGCCTTGTTGTGGCCATATCAGAGGAATTGACTACCTGTGATATGTGTTGCTCCATCTAGAGCCTTTCTTGGCAAATTGAACTGAGGGGATAAGAAAgacaaaaatctatttaaaatgataaaaatgtacaCTTACCCATTATAGTGATCCCATCTACCAGGTCTGCAGACAAACTTCTGCTGATCAGGTGACCTACACTAATCTAAACTTACAAATCAGCAATCACCAACCACTGGAAATCACCTGTCTGTGACAGTGTTGCATCTTTTAAAcaacttaaatgatttttttgaagagcaaaaataaaacatcattccaATGTGCTTCAAGGCCACAGACGGTCTCCATCAGTGTCTCATTTCAATAACTAGTGTCCTGACACAAAAGAGCCGTTCACATATTGTCCAAACCACTCTACagatcacaccatcaccatcattctCCATCTGGGTTTCCACCACATAGGACACATATGTGCACATCCTACTCATGGAcatcagctcagcattcaacatcATTTCTCAGCACCTAATCAGGAAGTTGAGCCCATTGGGCCTGAATATTTGTCTGTAACTGAATCCTAGGCTCTCTGACTGGAAG containing:
- the cpsf6 gene encoding cleavage and polyadenylation specificity factor subunit 6 isoform X3 translates to MADGVDHIDIYADVEEEFNQESDYQVHEQIDLYDDVISPSANNGDAPEDRDYLDNLPAPGGSDGNKGAPPNVVYTYTGKRIALYIGNLTWWTTDEDLTEAIRSVGINDVLEIKFFENRANGQSKGFALVCVGSEASSRKLMDLLSKRELHGQNPIVTPCNKQSLSQFELQSRTQSGQMSGEGKAGPPGVGPRGGFPLGRGRGRFPGPAGPGGDRFPGPVGPGAPPPHFPGGIQGPPRPPPGPPGPPGPPGPPPPGQGLAPPLSGPPNRGDRPPPPVLFPGQFGQPPLGPLPPGPPPPGYGPPPGPPPPQQGPPPPGPFPPRPPGPIGPPLALAPPPHMRGPPPGGPPPAPHVNPAFFPPPGNNNMAAPDRAPPPNDPYGRPPPYDRDYGPGREMDAARAPLSEAEFEEIMNRNRAISSSAISRAVSDASAGDYGSAIETLVTAISLIKQSKVSADDRCKVLISSLQDCLHGIESKSYGSASSRRERSRDRDHSRSREKSRRHKSRSRDRHEDYYRERSRERDRHRERDRDRERDRDREREYRHR
- the cpsf6 gene encoding cleavage and polyadenylation specificity factor subunit 6 isoform X2 gives rise to the protein MADGVDHIDIYADVEEEFNQESDYQVHEQIDLYDDVISPSANNGDAPEDRDYLDNLPAPGGSDGNKGAPPNVVYTYTGKRIALYIGNLTWWTTDEDLTEAIRSVGINDVLEIKFFENRANGQSKGFALVCVGSEASSRKLMDLLSKRELHGQNPIVTPCNKQSLSQFELQSRKSTQSGQMSGEGKAGPPGVGPRGGFPLGRGRGRFPGPAGPGGDRFPGPVGPGAPPPHFPGGIQGPPRPPPGPPGPPGPPGPPPPGQGLAPPLSGPPNRGDRPPPPVLFPGQFGQPPLGPLPPGPPPPGYGPPPGPPPPQQGPPPPGPFPPRPPGPIGPPLALAPPPHMRGPPPGGPPPAPHVNPAFFPPPGNNNMAAPDRAPPPNDPYGRPPPYDRDYGPGREMDAARAPLSEAEFEEIMNRNRAISSSAISRAVSDASAGDYGSAIETLVTAISLIKQSKVSADDRCKVLISSLQDCLHGIESKSYGSASRRERSRDRDHSRSREKSRRHKSRSRDRHEDYYRERSRERDRHRERDRDRERDRDREREYRHR
- the LOC124400855 gene encoding myelin-associated glycoprotein-like isoform X3, with translation MQFAVKFVITCCLYQAVLCREFFISLPESIEALRGLCVLIPCSFDFKEQYDEQLQNNARGVWYKGDSLAKHKVFSSKSTEGNQINGKIIGDLYMKNCTTIFYNISESDTGEYYFRIVSGNLKYIYPSSLYLNVRATPISPSITLYKEDHGELMDQKQVLEGTLVRLMCSARSPCPFNPPTFTWNFLPEEGRQERYHNARFRSSQLNFKATHLHHGRDFTCTVTYQLQNFNKSEQSSFTLHVLYGPRNTSVSASPSASVLLGSSVSLSCSSDGNPAVLNYTWYRENGEQIGTGNHLTINTTDSPHSALYYCRAQNQHGDHNSSIHLDVLYAPQVSPTSSCNSAQDLIMCSCEVKGNPFPKLVWHFSGETLLPSESTSIREEPVGDAGLKSFITFHELFIDTPTLQCIGINTIGVDTHLFNPIKSECIHTAVDYLLLFLTVAFLLCVAVISFLIYKLKQYYGKIKVLKSGNIYASLQLSAPNTYEILQTHREGRLQENKV
- the LOC124400855 gene encoding myelin-associated glycoprotein-like isoform X4, which codes for MIGDIQKNVKASFSFFDSGGWQLIDTKCHINVNDCGKAGIGLLPISVPVVISLTRDMQFAVKFVITCCLYQAVLCREFFISLPESIEALRGLCVLIPCSFDFKEQYDEQLQNNARGVWYKGDSLAKHKVFSSKSTEGNQINGKIIGDLYMKNCTTIFYNISESDTGEYYFRIVSGNLKYIYPSSLYLNVRATPISPSITLYKEDHGELMDQKQVLEGTLVRLMCSARSPCPFNPPTFTWNFLPEEGRQERYHNARFRSSQLNFKATHLHHGRDFTCTVTYQLQNFNKSEQSSFTLHVLYGPRNTSVSASPSASVLLGSSVSLSCSSDGNPAVLNYTWYRENGEQIGTGNHLTINTTDSPHSALYYCRAQNQHGDHNSSIHLDVLSMHTTRCRIKDGQSLTLQALLQSSSGWGIILIGYIQVEAEGVNCSLKNNGWPL
- the LOC124400855 gene encoding myelin-associated glycoprotein-like isoform X1, with amino-acid sequence MIGDIQKNVKASFSFFDSGGWQLIDTKCHINVNDCGKAGIGLLPISVPVVISLTRDMQFAVKFVITCCLYQAVLCREFFISLPESIEALRGLCVLIPCSFDFKEQYDEQLQNNARGVWYKGDSLAKHKVFSSKSTEGNQINGKIIGDLYMKNCTTIFYNISESDTGEYYFRIVSGNLKYIYPSSLYLNVRATPISPSITLYKEDHGELMDQKQVLEGTLVRLMCSARSPCPFNPPTFTWNFLPEEGRQERYHNARFRSSQLNFKATHLHHGRDFTCTVTYQLQNFNKSEQSSFTLHVLYGPRNTSVSASPSASVLLGSSVSLSCSSDGNPAVLNYTWYRENGEQIGTGNHLTINTTDSPHSALYYCRAQNQHGDHNSSIHLDVLYAPQVSPTSSCNSAQDLIMCSCEVKGNPFPKLVWHFSGETLLPSESTSIREEPVGDAGLKSFITFHELFIDTPTLQCIGINTIGVDTHLFNPIKSECIHTAVDYLLLFLTVAFLLCVAVISFLIYKLKQYYGKIKVLKSGNIYASLQLSAPNTYEILQTHREGRLQENKV
- the cpsf6 gene encoding cleavage and polyadenylation specificity factor subunit 6 isoform X1, producing the protein MADGVDHIDIYADVEEEFNQESDYQVHEQIDLYDDVISPSANNGDAPEDRDYLDNLPAPGGSDGNKGAPPNVVYTYTGKRIALYIGNLTWWTTDEDLTEAIRSVGINDVLEIKFFENRANGQSKGFALVCVGSEASSRKLMDLLSKRELHGQNPIVTPCNKQSLSQFELQSRKSTQSGQMSGEGKAGPPGVGPRGGFPLGRGRGRFPGPAGPGGDRFPGPVGPGAPPPHFPGGIQGPPRPPPGPPGPPGPPGPPPPGQGLAPPLSGPPNRGDRPPPPVLFPGQFGQPPLGPLPPGPPPPGYGPPPGPPPPQQGPPPPGPFPPRPPGPIGPPLALAPPPHMRGPPPGGPPPAPHVNPAFFPPPGNNNMAAPDRAPPPNDPYGRPPPYDRDYGPGREMDAARAPLSEAEFEEIMNRNRAISSSAISRAVSDASAGDYGSAIETLVTAISLIKQSKVSADDRCKVLISSLQDCLHGIESKSYGSASSRRERSRDRDHSRSREKSRRHKSRSRDRHEDYYRERSRERDRHRERDRDRERDRDREREYRHR
- the LOC124400855 gene encoding myelin-associated glycoprotein-like isoform X2, which encodes MIGDIQKNVKASFSFFDSGGWQLIDTKCHINVNDCGKAGIGLLPISVPVVISLTRDMQFAVKFVITCCLYQAVLCREFFISLPESIEALRGLCVLIPCSFDFKEQYDEQLQNNARGVWYKGDSLAKHKVFSSKSTEGNQINGKIIGDLYMKNCTTIFYNITTPISPSITLYKEDHGELMDQKQVLEGTLVRLMCSARSPCPFNPPTFTWNFLPEEGRQERYHNARFRSSQLNFKATHLHHGRDFTCTVTYQLQNFNKSEQSSFTLHVLYGPRNTSVSASPSASVLLGSSVSLSCSSDGNPAVLNYTWYRENGEQIGTGNHLTINTTDSPHSALYYCRAQNQHGDHNSSIHLDVLYAPQVSPTSSCNSAQDLIMCSCEVKGNPFPKLVWHFSGETLLPSESTSIREEPVGDAGLKSFITFHELFIDTPTLQCIGINTIGVDTHLFNPIKSECIHTAVDYLLLFLTVAFLLCVAVISFLIYKLKQYYGKIKVLKSGNIYASLQLSAPNTYEILQTHREGRLQENKV